A single region of the Lotus japonicus ecotype B-129 chromosome 4, LjGifu_v1.2 genome encodes:
- the LOC130711562 gene encoding F-box protein At5g50450-like, with translation MKRPLRNSHKESSQSYDNFLDVLPDDLVVFILSKLASTLSSPSDFTNTLLTCKRFNSLCFHQLVLSKLSVKAFAMKPKNWSEPAHNFLNRCANAGNLDAGYTLGMIRFYCLENRKSGLSLMAKAAMKCHAPALYSLAVIQFNGSGSTSRDLRAGVALCARASLLGHIDALRELGHCLHDGYGVRRDVDEGRKLLLQANVRELAFVMHAVTQSPSSSTSLLTWRDWRLRDCKYLAEAVGSLGGYDGGAVQPVDWFMREWFESGCGGLGEGLRLCSHIGCGRVETRAHEFRRCSVCGKVNYCSRGCQAVDWKLRHQMECSPVEVWDEDNGNDGGDLEMGN, from the exons ATGAAAAGGCCACTACGAAATTCCCATAAGGAAAGCTCCCAAAGCTACGACAATTTCTTAGATGTTTTACCTGATGACCTCGTCGTTTTCATCCTCTCCAAGCTCGCCTCCACCCTCTCTTCTCCTTCAGATTTCACCAACACCTTATTAAC ATGCAAAAGATTCAACAGCTTATGTTTTCATCAACTAGTATTATCAAAACTCAGTGTCAAAGCATTCGCCATGAAGCCCAAAAATTGGTCAGAACCGGCTCACAATTTTCTCAACCGTTGTGCCAACGCCGGCAACCTCGACGCCGGTTACACTCTCGGAATG ATCCGTTTTTACTGCTTGGAAAACCGTAAGAGCGGGCTTTCACTGATGGCGAAGGCGGCGATGAAGTGCCACGCGCCGGCGCTGTACTCCCTGGCGGTGATACAGTTCAACGGCAGCGGCAGCACCTCCAGGGATCTGAGAGCCGGCGTGGCCTTGTGTGCACGAGCCTCCCTCCTCGGCCACATCGACGCGCTTCGCGAGCTAGGCCACTGCCTCCACGACGGTTACGGCGTGCGCCGCGACGTCGACGAGGGGCGCAAGCTGCTCCTCCAAGCCAACGTTCGCGAGCTCGCGTTTGTGATGCACGCGGTTACTCAATCTCCCTCTTCCTCAACCTCGCTGCTGACGTGGCGCGATTGGCGGTTACGGGACTGCAAGTACCTCGCGGAAGCGGTTGGCTCGTTGGGCGGTTACGACGGTGGCGCGGTGCAGCCGGTGGATTGGTTCATGAGGGAGTGGTTTGAGTCAGGTTGCGGTGGTTTGGGGGAGGGGCTGAGGCTGTGCTCGCACATTGGGTGTGGGCGAGTTGAGACGCGGGCGCATGAGTTCCGGCGGTGTTCTGTTTGCGGCAAGGTGAACTACTGCTCGCGGGGGTGCCAGGCGGTGGATTGGAAGCTCCGACACCAGATGGAGTGCTCGCCGGTGGAAGTTTGGGATGAGGACAACGGTAACGACGGCGGTGATCTCGAGATGGGGAATTAA
- the LOC130710781 gene encoding ATP synthase delta chain, chloroplastic yields MASSLQHATASIQAIPTTRNILTQKPILNLSLPSSTFTPLNLKLVSVAPSRRSGGGALGARMNASAATSYASALADVASSNKSLDATTADVEKLETLFSDAKVFDYFSNPTVRIEDKRKLIDDIAKSSELQPHTRNFLYILIDSQRIDLIIEIVKEYELVYNTLTDTELAVVTSVVKLESQHLAQIAKQVQKLTGSKNVRIKTQLDPSLVAGFTVRYGNSGSKLIDMSVKKQLEEIAAQLEVGDISLAV; encoded by the coding sequence ATGGCGTCGTCGTTGCAGCACGCCACCGCTTCGATTCAAGCCATCCCCACCACCAGAAACATCCTCACCCAGAAACCCATCCTCAACCTCTCCCTCCCGAGCTCCACCTTCACCCCACTCAACCTCAAACTTGTCTCAGTCGCCCCCTCCCGCCGCTCCGGCGGCGGCGCACTCGGAGCCAGAATGAACGCCTCCGCCGCCACCAGCTACGCCTCCGCACTCGCCGACGTCGCCAGCTCCAACAAATCCCTCGACGCCACCACCGCCGACGTGGAGAAGCTCGAGACGCTCTTTTCTGACGCCAAGGTGTTCGACTATTTCTCCAACCCAACCGTCCGCATCGAAGACAAGCGCAAGCTCATCGACGACATTGCCAAGAGCTCGGAGCTTCAGCCACATACCCGGAACTTCCTCTACATCCTCATCGACTCGCAGAGGATCGACCTCATCATTGAGATCGTGAAGGAGTATGAGCTCGTGTACAACACGCTCACTGATACCGAGCTCGCGGTGGTGACCTCGGTGGTGAAGCTGGAGTCGCAGCACCTGGCGCAGATTGCCAAGCAGGTGCAGAAGCTCACTGGGTCGAAGAATGTGAGGATTAAGACCCAGCTTGACCCGAGTTTAGTGGCGGGTTTCACTGTGAGGTATGGGAATTCTGGGTCTAAGTTGATTGACATGAGTGTCAAGAAGCAATTAGAGGAAATTGCAGCTCAGCTTGAAGTGGGTGATATCTCACTTGCTGTATGA
- the LOC130710780 gene encoding subtilisin-like protease SBT5.4: MRETMLSSIFHVLLPLLLFHLLQEPTQAIKQSYVVYLGSHSFGSNPTSIDVESATNSHYDLLGSYVGSTEKAKEAMFYSYNRYINGFAAVLDEDEAANIAKHPNVVSVFLNRRHELHTTRSWDFLGLERENGKIPKSSIWHKSLGEDIIIGNLDTGVWPESKSFSDEDLGPIPAKWYGKCEVHEKNKDKFHCNRKLIGARYFYKGYLASGGSKNVSFASARDVDGHGSHTLSTAGGNFVHGASVFGYGKGIASGGSPKARVASYKVCWGGCSDADILAGFEAAIGDGVDVLSVSLGSDSLETLITFAESGITIGSFHATSHGVVVVASAGNSGPIPYSVTNLEPWVLTVAASTIDREFSSYITLGNKKILKGDSLSQSGLPSGKMYPLASGADVKLQSAIATDALLCKNGTLDPKKAKGKILICLRGDTARVEKGFQAAQAGAVGMILANDKASGNEILADAHALPASHVNFKDGSYIFNYINNTKSPLAYISPVKTELGLKSSPIVASFSSRGPNILEEAILKPDITAPGVNIIAAYTKAISPTEEESDKRRVSFTTMSGTSMSCPHVAGIVGLLKSLHPYWSPAAIKSAIMTTATTKDNSGRSILDSSSMKEATPFAYGAGHIQPDRAMDPGLVYDLDTYDHLNFLCYRGFTSSQLKAFYQGSYTCPKSFNIANFNYPAITIPNLVVGHPLNATRTLTNVGPPSNYKAYIKAPPHVLVSVEPRRLSFKALGEKVEFRVTLNLTSPIEDYVYGILVWTDGKHHVNTPITVKMHSK; this comes from the exons ATGAGAGAAACAATGTTGTCATCCATTTTTCATGTGTTATTGccccttcttcttttccattTGCTGCAGGAACCTACCCAAGCAATCAAGCAG TCCTATGTTGTATACTTAGGATCACATTCCTTTGGTTCAAATCCTACATCAATTGATGTTGAATCAGCCACAAACTCCCACTATGATTTACTTGGATCTTACGTTGGAAG CACCGAGAAGGCCAAAGAAGCAATGTTTTATTCATATAATAGATATATTAATGGCTTTGCTGCAGTacttgatgaagatgaagcagCAAATATTGCAA AACATCCGAATGTAGTGTCAGTTTTCTTAAACAGAAGACATGAACTACACACAACTCGCTCATGGGATTTTCTCgggttggagagagaaaatggtaAAATTCCAAAGTCATCAATATGGCATAAATCACTCGGTGAAGATATCATTATTGGAAATTTAGACACAG GTGTTTGGCCAGAATCCAAGAGTTTTAGCGATGAAGATCTGGGGCCAATCCCAGCAAAGTGGTATGGAAAATGTGAAGTTCACGAAAAGAACAAAGATAAATTTCACTGTAACAG GAAGTTAATTGGAGCAAGATATTTTTACAAAGGTTATCTAGCATCTGGTGGTTCTAAAAATGTTTCCTTTGCTAGTGCTCGTGACGTTGATGGTCATGGTTCGCATACTTTATCAACCGCTGGAGGCAACTTTGTTCATGGAGCAAGTGTATTTGGTTATGGCAAGGGAATAGCAAGCGGAGGGTCGCCAAAAGCTCGGGTTGCATCCTATAAGGTGTGTTGGGGTGGATGCTCTGATGCTGACATTTTGGCTGGATTTGAAGCCGCCATTGGTGATGGTGTTGATGTCCTCTCAGTGTCTTTGGGTTCAGATTCCCTTGAAACGCTCATCACCTTTGCTGAAAGTGGTATAACCATAGGGTCCTTCCATGCAACTTCCCATGGCGTCGTTGTTGTGGCCTCCGCGGGAAACTCAGGACCTATTCCATACTCTGTAACCAACCTGGAACCATGGGTGCTCACTGTTGCTGCAAGCACAATCGATAGGGAGTTCTCTAGTTATATCACTCTTGGTAACAAAAAAATCCTTAAG GGAGATAGCCTTTCTCAGTCTGGCTTACCATCTGGGAAGATGTACCCATTGGCCAGTGGGGCTGATGTCAAACTCCAGAGTGCAATTGCCACAGATGC CCTTCTTTGTAAGAATGGAACTCTTGATCCCAAGAAGGCGAAGGGGAAAATATTGATCTGCCTTCGAGGTGACACTGCTAGAGTTGAAAAGGGCTTCCAAGCTGCTCAGGCAGGCGCTGTGGGAATGATTTTGGCTAATGACAAGGCTTCCGGGAATGAAATCCTTGCTGACGCTCATGCGCTTCCTGCTTCACATGTCAACTTTAAGGATGGGAGTTACATTTTTAATTACATCAACAATACCAA GTCTCCCTTGGCTTACATTTCTCCAGTGAAAACAGAATTGGGTCTAAAGTCGTCTCCAATTGTTGCTTCATTTTCATCAAGAGGTCCAAATATTCTTGAGGAAGCAATCCTCAAG CCTGACATCACTGCACCAGGAGTTAACATTATTGCTGCTTATACCAAAGCCATATCTCCAACAGAAGAAGAATCTGATAAACGTAGAGTTTCTTTTACTACAATGTCAGGCACTTCAATGTCATGTCCTCATGTTGCTGGCATTGTTGGATTGTTAAAATCTCTTCATCCATATTGGAGTCCTGCTGCTATCAAGTCAGCAATAATGACCACAG CAACTACAAAAGATAACTCCGGAAGGAGTATACTTGACTCGTCATCCATGAAGGAGGCAACCCCATTTGCTTATGGTGCAGGGCATATTCAACCTGATCGTGCTATGGACCCGGGGCTTGTATATGACCTTGATACTTATGATCATTTGAACTTCTTGTGTTATCGTGGCTTCACCAGCTCTCAGCTTAAGGCATTCTACCAAGGATCTTACACTTGTCCGAAGTCATTCAATATAGCAAACTTCAATTATCCAGCAATCACAATTCCTAACCTTGTAGTTGGACATCCTTTGAATGCTACTCGTACTCTTACAAATGTTGGTCCCCCAAGCAATTATAAAGCATACATCAAGGCACCTCCACATGTTTTAGTTTCAGTAGAGCCTCGCAGATTGAGCTTTAAGGCACTGGGTGAAAAAGTGGAGTTCAGAGTTACATTGAACTTAACTTCGCCAATTGAGGATTATGTGTATGGAATTTTGGTTTGGACCGATGGTAAACACCATGTCAATACACCTATTACAGTCAAGATGCATTCTAAGTAG